From uncultured Fusobacterium sp.:
GGCCGGAAATATTCTCAATTCTGCTAAATTCCTATCTAAATGTATATCACAGTTTCCTGTTGACTTAAATTCTTCGTAAATTATATCATCCATCTTACTCCCTGTATCTACTAAAACTGTAGCTATTATAGTAAGACTTCCTCCACCTCTAATATTTCTTGCAGTACCAAAAAAGTTTTTAGGATGATAAAGAGCTGTTGGATCTATTCCTCCAGAAATCAATTTTCCACTTGATGGCATAACTATATTATAAGCTCTTGCTAATCTTGTTAATGAGTCCATCAAAATAACTACATCCTCTCCATTCTCTACTTTTCTTTTTGCTTTTTCAAGAATTGTTTCTGTAACTTTTATATGATTTTTAGGATCTTCATCAAATGTAGAGGCATAAACTTTTGCTCCTATTACATTTTCCTTTATATCTGTAACCTCTTCTGGTCTTTCATCTATTAAAAGAATCCATACTTCTGCATTTTTATCTTTTTTTAACATTGAGTTTGCTATACTACTTATTAGCATAGTTTTTCCTGCTTTTGGTGGAGCTATTATTAAAGCTCTTTGTCCTTTTCCTATTGGAGTAATAAGATCAATTATTCTTCCAGAAATATCTTCTTTATCTGTTTCTAAGATAAATCTTTCAGTAGGATAGGCAGGTATAAGATCTTCAAAAGGTATTCTTGCTTCTGCCTCTTCTAAAGTTCCATTATTTACTAATAAAACCCTTCTTAAACCGTAGTTTCTTTCCTCTTCTATACTATCTCTTATCTCTCCAACTATTCTATCATCTGTCCTCAGCTTAAATTTTCTAATTTGTGAAGCAGATACATAGATATCTTTTCCTAAACTTGTATTTCTTAAAAATCCATATCCATCTGTAAGAACTTCCAAAGTTCCCCATGCTATATCCATTCCCTCTTTTTCGTGGATATCTTTTTCTATTAAGTTTTTTAATTCAGCTTTTTTCGTTCCTGACTTGTATACTATCCCCAGCTGTTTTGCTATCTCTTGAAGTTCTCTTAAAAGAAATTCATCTAGCTTTGCTATATCCACTCAAATCACTTCCCTATTCTATAATCTCACCATATAAAGTCCAAGTTTTACAATCATTTATTTTTACATTTACAAAAGTTCCTTCTAAAGCTTTATCTCCTTTAAATAAAACTATCTTATTAGTAGAAGTTCTTCCTGTTAAAACTTCTTTATTCTTTTTACTTTCTCCTTCTACTAAAACTCTAACTGTTTTACCTTTGTAGCTTTCACTTTCTGCTAAAGAACATTGATTTTGTACTTCAATCAATCTTTGAAGTCTATCTTTTTTCACTTCAGGATCAATTTGATTTTCCATTGTTGCTGCCTTTGTTCCTCTTCTTATAGAATACATAAACATAAATGAATTTTCAAATTGGATCTGTCTTACAACATCTAAAGTATCTAAGAAGTCTTCTTCTGTTTCCCCAGGGAATCCTACTATAATATCAGCTGTTAAAGCCACCCCTGGTATTCTCTCTTTTATCTTATTAGCTAAAGCTATATATTGCTCCTTACTATATCCTCTATTCATCATTTTTAATACTCTTGTTGATCCTGATTGTAGTGGCAGATGTAAAGATCTAGCTATCTTTTCATTTTTAGCTATTACATCTATAACTTCATCTGTGAAATCTCTAGGATGTGGAGAAACAAATCTTACTATAAAATCTCCTTCAACCTTACAAATCTCCTCTAAAAGTCTTGCAAAGTTATCTCCATTTTTAAACTCTTTTCCATATGAGTTTACATTTTGTCCAAGTAATATAATTTCTTTATAACCTTTTTCAACAT
This genomic window contains:
- the rho gene encoding transcription termination factor Rho yields the protein MDIAKLDEFLLRELQEIAKQLGIVYKSGTKKAELKNLIEKDIHEKEGMDIAWGTLEVLTDGYGFLRNTSLGKDIYVSASQIRKFKLRTDDRIVGEIRDSIEEERNYGLRRVLLVNNGTLEEAEARIPFEDLIPAYPTERFILETDKEDISGRIIDLITPIGKGQRALIIAPPKAGKTMLISSIANSMLKKDKNAEVWILLIDERPEEVTDIKENVIGAKVYASTFDEDPKNHIKVTETILEKAKRKVENGEDVVILMDSLTRLARAYNIVMPSSGKLISGGIDPTALYHPKNFFGTARNIRGGGSLTIIATVLVDTGSKMDDIIYEEFKSTGNCDIHLDRNLAELRIFPAIDIQRSGTRKEELLIPKEKLESIWSIRRYLADFDKAAASKKLIDTIKSTESNDKLLEIYDKGDKRGKNEI
- the miaB gene encoding tRNA (N6-isopentenyl adenosine(37)-C2)-methylthiotransferase MiaB, translated to MKKASIITYGCQMNVNESAKIKKIFQNLGYEITENIDETDVAFLNTCTVREGAATQIYGKLGELKHIREQRGTIIGVTGCFAQEQGKELLKKFPYIDIIMGNQNIGRIPQALDDIEHKTSKHLVYTDCEDELPPRLDAEFESKKTASISITYGCNNFCSYCIVPYVRGRERSVPLQEIIHDVKQYVEKGYKEIILLGQNVNSYGKEFKNGDNFARLLEEICKVEGDFIVRFVSPHPRDFTDEVIDVIAKNEKIARSLHLPLQSGSTRVLKMMNRGYSKEQYIALANKIKERIPGVALTADIIVGFPGETEEDFLDTLDVVRQIQFENSFMFMYSIRRGTKAATMENQIDPEVKKDRLQRLIEVQNQCSLAESESYKGKTVRVLVEGESKKNKEVLTGRTSTNKIVLFKGDKALEGTFVNVKINDCKTWTLYGEIIE